A window of Candidatus Nitrospira allomarina genomic DNA:
GGTAGAAGGAGGGGTCATTCCGTCCCAAGTATCCCTGCTTCACCAGGTTGACGGTATGAAGGGTCCATGCCGGGGTACTGTTTATGCCTGGACTCCTTAGTTATTGGAATAGCGTTGATGCTCACTCGGCCGGATCCAACCCCCATGAGATCCTCAGGAACCCCTTCCCCTTCTCACTCCTTTATCGAACTTCGTCGTCAACAGGTTCATCAACTGTTTTCCTTAGTCCCGATGGCCATTCTGGCCTCCATCATTAATTGTGGACTGGTCGCATTTATTCTCATGGATGTCATTCCGACCAAGATCGTGTCGGGATGGATCATCGGTATTGTGGGGATTAACGTTCTCTGGTCGGGTTTGGTCCTGGCCTATCGCCGCGCATCAAAACCCCTGGTCCATCCACGTACATGGTTGGCCTGGTTTGTTGCCGGCAATGGTGCCTCCGGACTGATCTGGGGCATGGCGGGCATTGCACTATATCCCCCTTCTTCACCAAGCCACCAAATGTTTTTAGCCTTGGTGCTGGGAGGAATGGCGGCGGGCTCAACTGCCGTTCATGCCGCCTATTTCCCTGCTTTTTTGGCCTACAGTCTTCCCACGACCTTGCCTCTCACCTATCAATTTTTCGCGCAGGGTGACCCTACACACCAATCCGTGGGGATCATGGGTTTCACGTTTCTCGCTGTGATTACGGTCACCGCCTACCGGAATTTTTTCATGGTAAAAAATACTCTCACCTTGGAAAAAGAGAATTTTCAATTAATCCACCAATTGGAACAGGCCCACTCTCAGGCCGAAACGCTCAATCGATCATTAAGTCAGGAAATCCAAACCCGCATAGACATCGAAAAGGAACTTCTTCATCACAAAGACCATCTTGAATCGCTTGTGGAGATTCGGACTGCCGATTTACAAAAATCCGAAGCCCGGTATCGAATGGTGGTCGAAAGGATATCCGATGTCATTTGGGTCATGGACCTGGAGGGATCAAGGTTTTCCTACATCAGCCCCTCTCTGGAACGGTTGTTGGGATATTCAGGATATGCGCTTGACACGCTTTCGCCAGAGACCATTCTGACACCGGCTTCCATGGTCACTCTGAGGGAGGCCATTCAACAAGAACGCGCTCATTACCAATCCCGTACTTATAAACCAAATCAGTCGTTTTTGTTAATCTTGGAACACCAACATCACAATGGATCCTCAGTCTGGGCGGAAGTGCGGGGAAGCCTCCTGTTCGACAAAAACAATCTCCCCATTGGCATTACGGGAGTCACAAGAGATGTGACAGAACGCAAAAAAATTGAAGAGGAAAAACAGCGCCTGGAAACCCAATTGCTTCGTTCCCAAAAATTGGAATCGGTGGGAAATCTCGCCGGGGGCATCGCCCATGATTTCAACAATTTCCTGACGACGATCCTGGGAAATATTACTCTGACCAAGCAAATCCTGCCTTTTTCCAAGGAACGCCAATCCTACTTGGAACGAGCTGAACGTGCGGCTCTCCATGCCAAACACCTGACGCACCAATTACTCACCTTCTCGAAGGGCGGCGATCCCATTAAACAACCGGTGGCCTTATCCGAGTTAATCAAGGAATCTTCCAACCTGGCTCTTTCCGGCTCATCGCTTATTTGCCACACATGGGCTGATCCAAACCTATGGATCGTGGAAGCCGACCCGGGGCAAATCAATCAGGTGATGCAAAATCTCCTCATGAATGCCATCCAGGCGATGCCCCATGGAGGATCAATCACCATTCGCGCCGAAAACATCCAATTGTCCGATCCGGACGTCAGAAGTCCTCTGCCTCTCTCTGCCGGCCCGTATGTGAAAGTCACCATCACCGACGAGGGGATCGGGATCGCCGAAGATCATTTGCCAAAAATTTTTGAGCCATACTTTACGACAAAGTCGGCGGGACAGGGATTGGGCTTGGCTTCCACCTATGCCATTATTAAAAAACATGCCGGTCATGTGACCGTGGACTCCCGGGTCGGGGGAGGCACTACCTTCACACTCTACTTTCCTGCCTCTCCGAAGGCCACCTCATCACCCAAATCCTTGAACCTTGGCATTCGGCGGGGACAAGGAAAAATTTTAGTCATGGATGATGAAGAATCTATTCGAGTCATGGCACGAGAAATGTTATCGCATTGTGGATACGAAGTGATGATAGCAAAGGATGGAGAGGAAGCGGTGGCCCTCTATCAACAAGCCATGGAGACTCAGGCGCCTTTTCTCTTAGTGATCTTAGACTTAACGGTGCCGGGAAAACTTGGCGGTATGGGAACCTTGGCACGGTTGCAAAAACTTGACCCACAGGTCAAGGCACTTGTCTCCAGCGGATATTCAAATGATCCAATCATGGCCAATTATGCCTCCCATGGATTTGACGGAGTGATTACCAAGCCCTATTCGCTGATCGAACTGAGCAACATGGTTCACCAAAGACTCTGGCGTCAGTCTCCCCTCGCAACCGGACAAACCCCTTCCGACCCACCAGGGCGGATGTCCTCTATCTCCTCTCCCCCTCATTAAATTGTGTTCCGGGCTATGCCTTCATACACCCGGTGAACGAACCAACGACCTTTCACCATATTGGAAAAACTCCTTGGGTTGACTAAGGGTGGAGAAGTTCACCCTGCATTTCTCAAACTCGTTTCTATTGGTAATATGCTACATTGCAGACAATGTTTTCAGAAAAGCCATCACGCTCTTCACAATAAGTTCTTCTTCAATCACCTCCATGTCATTATCACACCTTAAAAAAACACGCGTCATCGTCCAACAGGCCAATCCGGCCGCAAAACGAATATTGAAATCCCTTATTGATGCCGGCCTGGAGGCGTGCGATCCTGCTCTCGCCATCGCAAATACCCTCCATCTCACCAAGAACCGACTTCAGGTTCATCGTCTCCACTACAATCTGACCCGCTATGGTCGCATCGTTTGCGTCGGAGCGGGAAAAGCCTCCGCACGGATGGCGGTAGCCCTGGAACAGATGCTCGGAGATCGGCTTGAAGGCGGAATGGTCATTGTCCCGGATGGACATGATGCCCCCTGCGACAAGATTCGCATGTATGAAGCCGCACATCCGAGGCCGGACAGACGAGGGGTAAAAGCCACGAAACAACTCCTGGCCCTGACTCAATCGCTTTCTCAACAAGACTTGTTGATTGTTCTCCTTTCAGGGGGAGCTTCAAGCCTGCTCTGCGCGCCATCACTCGGCCTCACCTTAGCTGCCAAACGACGGACCACCCAGTTACTCCTGCGATCCGGAGCCACCATTCATGAGATAAATGTCGTCCGAAAACATATGTCCGCCATCAAAGGCGGACAATTAGCCCAATCCACCCCGGCGACTACCCTGACCTTAATCATGTCCGATGTTTTAGGAGATGACCTCTCCACCATCGGATCCGGCCCGACGGTCACAGATCCCTCCACGTTTCAGGATGCCATAGACATTCTTCAACTGTATTTGATTTGGCGCAAAGTGCCTGAGTCCGTACAACGCCACTTACAACGAGCACGTTCCAAGCCAATTCCCGCACCATTGAAGGCAACCAGACAACAGGCCTTACGAAATCGGCATATTGTTCTTGCCAACAACCGTCAGGCCCTCGAAGGCGTGGCCAAAACTGCCAAGCGGTTAGGACTCAAACCCTTCATTCTCCCCTACCCCTTGCAAGGGGAAGCAAAGGAAATCGGCAGCATCCTGGGAGGTTTAGCCAGGGACCTCGTCGAATTCGGCAACCCGGTTCATCCACCAGCCTGTCTCATCGCCGGAGGAGAACCGACGGTCATCGTGAACGGAAAAGGCCGGGGTGGGCGGGCACAGGAATGCGTCCTGGCCGCAGCCCGGGAATTGGCTGGACTCACGAATGTATTTGTGGCAGGGTTTGGCACGGACGGGACCGATGGACCAACCGATGCGGCCGGTGCGGTCGTCGATGGGAAGACGGTTCAGCGGGCCAAGAAGCAAGGGCTCTCCATTGAGCACGCATTACATGAACATGACAGCTATACCTTCTTCCAACAGATCCGCGGCCACATCATGACCGGCCCGACCGGCACGAACGTGAACGACATTTATCTGATCGTCGCCATGTAAAAGTTTATTTTTTTCATTACGCGCTTTAAGTAAGTAAGAGCCAGAGGAGGTCAAGAACCTTGAACGACGCCCAACGCATGGTCCAAGAATTCCACAAGCAATTCGAGATCTACGTGTCTCCTACTCCCTCTATCCCGGATGAACCGACCCAAATCCTTCGGAAACGTCTCATCCAGGAAGAATTTGATGAACTTCAGGAAGCCATGCAGGAAAAGGACCTACCGTCTATTGCGAAAGAACTTGCTGATTTATTGTATGTCGTCTATGGCACCGCCGTTTCCCTTGGCATTGACATGGAACCGGTCTTTCAGGAAGTCCATCGGTCGAACATGAGTAAAGTCGGCGGACACAAACGGGAAGACGGCAAATGGGTCAAACCCCCAACCTACTCCCCGGCCAAAATTGATGATCTGTTAGCCACACAAATGGATGCCGGTGAATCCCATTAACATTGAGGTCAATATCAACATGATATATTTCAATATGGCCGGTTACGCCTGGACTTCTCACAAAAATCCAATCCCAGCGAGGACTCTTCTGGAAACTGGATTGTTCATTTCCTTGTTTCCAAAAATTTGATGTCTATCTCTTTGGTGGCGATATTTTTTGCTGAACATACAGCTTGCTCATAAAGGAGAAATGGACGATGAAAAGAATTTTCAGGAGCTCTGTGCTTGGATTGCTCGCCTTGACCATGTTCCTGAGCGGATGCGGCTATAACGACCTCCAGGGGCTAGACGAAGAAACCAATGCCGCCTGGAGCGAGGTTTTGAATCAATACCAGCGCCGGGCCGATTTAATCCCGAATCTTGTGGCGACAGTTAAAGGATATGCGGCTCACGAAAAGGAAACCCTAGAAGGGGTAACACAGGCGCGCGCTCAAGCCGCGGGTATGAACCTGACACCGGAAGCCTTAAAAGACCCCAGTCTGTTTCAAAAATTTCAGGAAGCCCAACAAGGTCTCTCATCGGCCCTTTCTCGCCTGATGGTGGTCGTGGAGAAATATCCTGATCTGAAAGCCAACGAAAATTTTCGTGATCTCCAAAGCCAACTGGAAGGCACGGAAAATCGCATCACGGTTGCCCGCAAGCGCTATATCGACAAGGTCGCGGAATTCAACAAGGGCGTTCGATTTTTCCCGACCAATCTGACCGCCAAATACCTCCTGGGACTTGAGGTAAAGCCAAGCTTTACCGTCGCTGATGAAAAGGCCGTGTCGACGCCTCCTGAGGTGAAGTTCTAACCTGACATCGGTACACCGGACGGCATGAACATGATGAGGCCGAGACCAGGACAGAGCCTTTACCGGTTAGCCTGGTTGGGGCTCCTGAGTATCTTCTTCCTGGCTGCGACCGGGTGGTGCCTGGATGTTCCTCCCCTTACCGGTCGGGTGGTAGACCAGGCTCATCTTCTTTCGCCTTCGGCCATTTCCGATCTGAACGCGGCCCTAGCTGCCCATGAATCCAAAACCTCGAACCAGGTGGCCGTTCTCACAATTGCGTCGCTGGAAGGTCATCCCCTGGAAGAGTTTTCTCATCAGGTGGCAACGGCCTGGGCACTTGGCCAAAAGGGTACGGACAACGGCGTCCTATTCCTGATTGCCCTAAAGGAAAAAAAGGTTCGCATTGAAGTAGGGTATGGGTTGGAAGGCACCTTGACCGATGCCAAAAGTTCCCGAATCATTCGACATGAGGTGGTTCCACGTTTTCGGACTGGGGATTTCTCCGGAGGCATCATTGCCGGCACTCACGCCATACTCGGAACCATTGAAGGGAC
This region includes:
- a CDS encoding hybrid sensor histidine kinase/response regulator — its product is MRSSGTPSPSHSFIELRRQQVHQLFSLVPMAILASIINCGLVAFILMDVIPTKIVSGWIIGIVGINVLWSGLVLAYRRASKPLVHPRTWLAWFVAGNGASGLIWGMAGIALYPPSSPSHQMFLALVLGGMAAGSTAVHAAYFPAFLAYSLPTTLPLTYQFFAQGDPTHQSVGIMGFTFLAVITVTAYRNFFMVKNTLTLEKENFQLIHQLEQAHSQAETLNRSLSQEIQTRIDIEKELLHHKDHLESLVEIRTADLQKSEARYRMVVERISDVIWVMDLEGSRFSYISPSLERLLGYSGYALDTLSPETILTPASMVTLREAIQQERAHYQSRTYKPNQSFLLILEHQHHNGSSVWAEVRGSLLFDKNNLPIGITGVTRDVTERKKIEEEKQRLETQLLRSQKLESVGNLAGGIAHDFNNFLTTILGNITLTKQILPFSKERQSYLERAERAALHAKHLTHQLLTFSKGGDPIKQPVALSELIKESSNLALSGSSLICHTWADPNLWIVEADPGQINQVMQNLLMNAIQAMPHGGSITIRAENIQLSDPDVRSPLPLSAGPYVKVTITDEGIGIAEDHLPKIFEPYFTTKSAGQGLGLASTYAIIKKHAGHVTVDSRVGGGTTFTLYFPASPKATSSPKSLNLGIRRGQGKILVMDDEESIRVMAREMLSHCGYEVMIAKDGEEAVALYQQAMETQAPFLLVILDLTVPGKLGGMGTLARLQKLDPQVKALVSSGYSNDPIMANYASHGFDGVITKPYSLIELSNMVHQRLWRQSPLATGQTPSDPPGRMSSISSPPH
- a CDS encoding glycerate kinase type-2 family protein, producing MSLSHLKKTRVIVQQANPAAKRILKSLIDAGLEACDPALAIANTLHLTKNRLQVHRLHYNLTRYGRIVCVGAGKASARMAVALEQMLGDRLEGGMVIVPDGHDAPCDKIRMYEAAHPRPDRRGVKATKQLLALTQSLSQQDLLIVLLSGGASSLLCAPSLGLTLAAKRRTTQLLLRSGATIHEINVVRKHMSAIKGGQLAQSTPATTLTLIMSDVLGDDLSTIGSGPTVTDPSTFQDAIDILQLYLIWRKVPESVQRHLQRARSKPIPAPLKATRQQALRNRHIVLANNRQALEGVAKTAKRLGLKPFILPYPLQGEAKEIGSILGGLARDLVEFGNPVHPPACLIAGGEPTVIVNGKGRGGRAQECVLAAARELAGLTNVFVAGFGTDGTDGPTDAAGAVVDGKTVQRAKKQGLSIEHALHEHDSYTFFQQIRGHIMTGPTGTNVNDIYLIVAM
- a CDS encoding TPM domain-containing protein, whose translation is MMRPRPGQSLYRLAWLGLLSIFFLAATGWCLDVPPLTGRVVDQAHLLSPSAISDLNAALAAHESKTSNQVAVLTIASLEGHPLEEFSHQVATAWALGQKGTDNGVLFLIALKEKKVRIEVGYGLEGTLTDAKSSRIIRHEVVPRFRTGDFSGGIIAGTHAILGTIEGTYTSLSSSAENNGAPFGRWEIFGLAVALGTLVGLVFGSRRRVNGSVIGMLLSFVVAFPAALWLGILASVVTSLLVGLFNSVGGPSTRNPLGYSSNFGWPRQSWPMGGSGGFGGGSGGFGGGGGGFGGGGASGSW
- a CDS encoding MazG nucleotide pyrophosphohydrolase domain-containing protein, producing MNDAQRMVQEFHKQFEIYVSPTPSIPDEPTQILRKRLIQEEFDELQEAMQEKDLPSIAKELADLLYVVYGTAVSLGIDMEPVFQEVHRSNMSKVGGHKREDGKWVKPPTYSPAKIDDLLATQMDAGESH
- a CDS encoding LemA family protein; its protein translation is MKRIFRSSVLGLLALTMFLSGCGYNDLQGLDEETNAAWSEVLNQYQRRADLIPNLVATVKGYAAHEKETLEGVTQARAQAAGMNLTPEALKDPSLFQKFQEAQQGLSSALSRLMVVVEKYPDLKANENFRDLQSQLEGTENRITVARKRYIDKVAEFNKGVRFFPTNLTAKYLLGLEVKPSFTVADEKAVSTPPEVKF